The proteins below come from a single Lates calcarifer isolate ASB-BC8 linkage group LG11, TLL_Latcal_v3, whole genome shotgun sequence genomic window:
- the LOC108898710 gene encoding uncharacterized protein LOC108898710, which produces MAQRMFHESGEDGRSVLGMLAVQVERDPKTGATVVRSVAPVSTPAGAPTATTVFDDGRKSIHAVGGSGEQPSTEELGQILSVIDGVGMKALLDEVTVTPTKAEIVEASFTPEEKVLSFSTHHPMAKESNMQLDSSRSYNLEAEESTEDCVVCVGNEEDKKEDRGIIAVRDIAGTIDNVEDQKLEEGPVTLVFLGYTDATTGQDDNQEDDEGMLTAERVIITDDGEELVLGPETSASPPSTLNKAAEQEGGKGSQDEVFQDIPLDGNKAGVKVQDEKGDRGLHKANSASIAEGENTSKSKTCQCCSVM; this is translated from the exons ATGGCACAAAGGATGTTTCATGAAAGTGGGGAAGATGGCCGATCAG TCCTGGGAATGTTGGCAGTGCAGGTCGAGAGAGACCCCAAGACAGGTGCTACTGTCGTTAGGTCAGTGGCCCCCGTGTCCACACCGGCTGGAGCTCCGACGGCTACCACAGTCTTCGACGATGGCAGGAAGAGTATCCACGCCGTCGGTGGGTCAGGAGAACAACCCTCGACAGAGGAACTTGGGCAGATCTTGAGTGTCATCGATGGTGTTGGGATGAAAGCGCTGCTGGATGAAGTCACAGTAACACCGACCAAGGCAGAGATTGTAGAGGCCAGTTTCACTCCAGAGGAAAAAGTCCTGTCTTTTTCTACCCATCATCCCATGGCAAAAGAGAGCAATATGCAGTTAGACAGCTCGAGAAGCTACAACttggaggcagaggagagcaCTGAGGACTGTGTGGTATGTGTGGGAAATGAAGAGGATAaaaaagaggacagagggatCATAGCAGTTCGAGACATTGCAGGAACAATAGACAACGTTGAGGATCAGAAGCTGGAGGAAGGCCCAGTCACTCTTGTGTTCCTGGGATACACTGATGCCACAACTGGCCAAGATGACAACCAAGAGGATGATGAAGGCATGCTTACTGCGGAACGAGTGATTATCACTGATGATGGAGAAGAACTCGTCTTAGGACCTGAAACATCTGCTTCACCTCCATCAACCttaaacaaagcagcagagcaagagggagggaaagggtCCCAAGATGAAGTATTTCAGGATATTCCCCTGGATGGAAACAAAGCAGGAGTTAAAGTTCAGGATGAGAAAGGTGACAGGGGGCTGCATAAAGCAAATTCAGCCAGTAtagcagagggagaaaacactTCCAAGAGCAAGACCTGTCAGTGTTGTTCTGTCATGTAA
- the LOC108898620 gene encoding uncharacterized protein LOC108898620 isoform X2, translating to METRYPRPSPRGLVSQDDRGLWMKMDSSPATDHTETRSVTSSEMSQDKTKVNRPAHAVLTRHYSMMEDEGVDDVFIPPPPPSSMATLLPAEGSTGAMVNNSSVTPSNGAADATEAKANPSSLDRHHGEKQLMATQNKVDEVRASTAQTSKESMDTISLSANKDPTPTTNEDQTSMEGTDCLMETYHDPSGRHHQNNTTRDKESNEEPGDTAIWRETDAEKEKYTKEIPSNINKISENETHLVKDSDQKKSEDICGLTETDSKLVTENIDCDGVGISVPPVSGLSRKDDGLEPCGPPELCEYTQNKTSSETQVLETTAEMSNDDQEHVNTRSFNYNLTKSDWVRRESGSSEMQMPQLFTSESSEETMIKGEQGDGSRRIATDIQQGEQLLHRLQLVQQRQDVHTSESPSTTQQVAKETRGVTEGDNLTVREANLTGGDEREEGRIHTVMGEGAETNLMEKERNEKNESKDGEKARTSLSAMPEQAEDLRIARTEANNSDDDQSDSWVPADLSQVNPHENTEIPCLSSRHRFSAAETSMEKKIQEAAQEKQNLQRAGGIFNLADNPDVLEIPFKTNISLEPLPPQVDQGQSSDWQFSEQKMKKEISQEIQRELVLVNQGKIPGGYSKGEVRQLKETKLLFEAFQQDNTEGPTRHRKPPTTTIRGHIYPSVLERTRSLEMLSLKSCPVSRAHSLRLYESATSEREKDPEILRSKSPTGGLRDKTRLSPYPKQDKHLRLYRSMDSISTDISAVETRNKTREGNTRQGSPILKHNPFFKLRPALALQPEVEKDIREAKEREEELRRQRCTLYGENRHNTQEEEKSRFTETIVPDVRKQSRGKLELVWPPPSKNDQMKSEQTQQEPKVHRAGGQKAPLWQRWESGLINGQPSKEKD from the exons atggaaacaagaTATCCCAGACCCAGCCCTCGAGGTCTGGTCTCCCAAGATGATAGAGGTTTGTGGATGAAGATGGACTCCAGCCCTGCGAcagaccacacagagacccGATCAGTAACCTCTAGTGAGATGTCCCAAGATAAAACCAAAGTCAATCGTCCTGCCCATGCAGTGCTAACCAGGCACTACAGTATGATGGAAGATGAGGGCGTAGACGATGTCTTcatccctccacctcctccatcctctATGGCTACTTTGctgccagcagagggcagcacagGTGCGATGGTCAATAATTCCAGTGTGACCCCTTCAAATGGGGCAGCTGACGCCACAGAGGCTAAAGCTAATCCCAGCAGCTTAGACAGGCATCATGGTGAGAAGCAGTTAATGGCAACACAGAACAAGGTGGATGAAGTGAGAGCAAGTACAGCACAGACTTCTAAGGAGTCTATGGATACCATATCTCTGTCCGCCAACAAGGACCCCACTCCAACAACAAATGAAGACCAAACATCTATGGAGGGCACGGATTGTCTGATGGAAACATACCATGATCCATCAGGAAGGCACCATCAGAATAACACTACCAGAGACAAAGAATCAAATGAGGAACCTGGGGATACTGCAATTTGGAGGGAAACTGATGcggagaaagaaaaatacacaaaggaaATACCttcaaacatcaacaaaatctcTGAAAATGAGACACATTTAGTTAAagacagtgaccaaaaaaaatctgaggatATCTGTGGTCTTACTGAGACAGATTCAAAATTAGTTACAGAAAATATCGACTGCGACGGTGTGGGAATAAGCGTACCACCGGTATCTGGACTCAGTAGGAAAGATGATGGTTTAGAGCCCTGTGGGCCACCAGAACTCTGCGAATACACCCAAAACAAGACAAGCTCAGAAACACAGGTACTGGAGACTACTGCAGAGATGAGCAATGATGACCAAGAGCATGTTAATACCAGATCTTTTAATTATAACCTCACAAAGAGTGActgggtgaggagagagagtggCAGCAGTGAAATGCAAATGCCCCAACTCTTCACCTCCGAAAGTTCTGAAGAGACAATGATAAAGGGAGAGCAGGGAGATGGAAGCCGGAGAATAGCTACTGATATCCAACAAGGAGAACAACTGCTTCACCGTCTGCAACTGGTGCAGCAACGACAGGATGTACATACGTCAGAGAGCCCTTCCACTACCCAGCAGGTTGCCAAAGAAACAAGAGGTGTGACAGAAGGAGATAATTTGACAGTAAGAGAAGCAAATCTTACAGGTGGAGATGAGAGGGAAGAGGGTAGAATTCACACTGTTATGGGCGAGGGAGCAGAGACAAACCTTatggaaaaggaaaggaatgaAAAGAACGAGAGTAAAGATGGTGAAAAAGCAAGGACGTCTTTGTCTGCAATGCCCGAACAGGCAGAGGATCTGAGGATTGCCAGAACAGAGGCGAATAACTCTGATGATGACCAAAGTGACAGCTGGGTGCCTGCAGATTTGTCTCAAGTTAACccccatgaaaacacagaaattccCTGTCTATCTTCCCGACACCGATTCTCAGCTGCTGAAACCTCCATGGAGAAGAAAATCCAAGAGGCAGCCCAGGAGAAGCAAAATCTGCAGAGAGCTGGGGGTATCTTCAATCTTGCAGATAATCCAGATGTACTGGAGATTCCCTTTAAGACCAATATCTCACTTGAGCCACTACCCCCCCAGGTTGACCAAGGACAAAGCAGCGACTGGCAGTTCTCAGagcagaagatgaagaaagagatAAGTCAGGAGATTCAGCGAGAACTGGTGCTGGTCAACCAGGGGAAGATCCCAGGGGGGTACAGCAAAGGGGAGGTCCGTCAGTTAAAGGAGACAAAACTGCTGTTTGAGGCTTTCCAGCAGGATAACACAGAGGGTCCAACAAGGCACAGGAAACCCCCTACCACAACGATAAGAGGTCATATTTATCCCTCTGTTCTGGAGCGTACGCGTAGCCTAGAAATGCTTTCCCTCAAAAGTTGCCCCGTTTCCAGAGCACATTCCCTCAGGCTGTATGAATCTGCAACctctgagagggagaaagatcCTGAAATCCTAAGATCTAAGAGCCCAACTGGGGGTTTACGGGACAAAACACGTTTATCCCCTTAcccaaaacaagacaaacacctGCGTCTGTACAGAAGCATGGACTCCATAAGCACTGATATCTCAGCTGTAGAGACCAGGAACAAAACAAGGGAGGGAAACACAAGACAAGGCTCTCCCATCCTCAAACACAACCCCTTCTTCAAGCTGCGTCCAGCCCTAGCTCTACAGCCTGAGGTAGAGAAAGACATCCGAGAGgccaaagaaagagaggaggagctgcGCAGACAGAGATGTACTCTGTATGGAGAGAACAGGCACAATACTCAAGAGGAAGAAAAGTCACGATTCACAGAGACGATAGTACCAG atgtcagaaaacagtcCAGGGGGAAACTGGAACTGGTCTGGCCACCACCCTCCAAGAATGACCAGATGAAATCTGAGCAGACACAG CAGGAGCCAAAAGTTCACAGAGCAGGAGGTCAGAAGGCTCCTCTGTGGCAACGCTGGGAGTCTGGCCTGATCAACGGGCAGCCATCAAAGGAAAAGGACTGA
- the LOC108898620 gene encoding uncharacterized protein LOC108898620 isoform X1 yields the protein METRYPRPSPRGLVSQDDRGLWMKMDSSPATDHTETRSVTSSEMSQDKTKVNRPAHAVLTRHYSMMEDEGVDDVFIPPPPPSSMATLLPAEGSTGAMVNNSSVTPSNGAADATEAKANPSSLDRHHGEKQLMATQNKVDEVRASTAQTSKESMDTISLSANKDPTPTTNEDQTSMEGTDCLMETYHDPSGRHHQNNTTRDKESNEEPGDTAIWRETDAEKEKYTKEIPSNINKISENETHLVKDSDQKKSEDICGLTETDSKLVTENIDCDGVGISVPPVSGLSRKDDGLEPCGPPELCEYTQNKTSSETQVLETTAEMSNDDQEHVNTRSFNYNLTKSDWVRRESGSSEMQMPQLFTSESSEETMIKGEQGDGSRRIATDIQQGEQLLHRLQLVQQRQDVHTSESPSTTQQVAKETRGVTEGDNLTVREANLTGGDEREEGRIHTVMGEGAETNLMEKERNEKNESKDGEKARTSLSAMPEQAEDLRIARTEANNSDDDQSDSWVPADLSQVNPHENTEIPCLSSRHRFSAAETSMEKKIQEAAQEKQNLQRAGGIFNLADNPDVLEIPFKTNISLEPLPPQVDQGQSSDWQFSEQKMKKEISQEIQRELVLVNQGKIPGGYSKGEVRQLKETKLLFEAFQQDNTEGPTRHRKPPTTTIRGHIYPSVLERTRSLEMLSLKSCPVSRAHSLRLYESATSEREKDPEILRSKSPTGGLRDKTRLSPYPKQDKHLRLYRSMDSISTDISAVETRNKTREGNTRQGSPILKHNPFFKLRPALALQPEVEKDIREAKEREEELRRQRCTLYGENRHNTQEEEKSRFTETIVPDVRKQSRGKLELVWPPPSKNDQMKSEQTQVMCQGLLLFVFLIFLCHYEEMGRQKISVLGIFSESYQSYVLA from the exons atggaaacaagaTATCCCAGACCCAGCCCTCGAGGTCTGGTCTCCCAAGATGATAGAGGTTTGTGGATGAAGATGGACTCCAGCCCTGCGAcagaccacacagagacccGATCAGTAACCTCTAGTGAGATGTCCCAAGATAAAACCAAAGTCAATCGTCCTGCCCATGCAGTGCTAACCAGGCACTACAGTATGATGGAAGATGAGGGCGTAGACGATGTCTTcatccctccacctcctccatcctctATGGCTACTTTGctgccagcagagggcagcacagGTGCGATGGTCAATAATTCCAGTGTGACCCCTTCAAATGGGGCAGCTGACGCCACAGAGGCTAAAGCTAATCCCAGCAGCTTAGACAGGCATCATGGTGAGAAGCAGTTAATGGCAACACAGAACAAGGTGGATGAAGTGAGAGCAAGTACAGCACAGACTTCTAAGGAGTCTATGGATACCATATCTCTGTCCGCCAACAAGGACCCCACTCCAACAACAAATGAAGACCAAACATCTATGGAGGGCACGGATTGTCTGATGGAAACATACCATGATCCATCAGGAAGGCACCATCAGAATAACACTACCAGAGACAAAGAATCAAATGAGGAACCTGGGGATACTGCAATTTGGAGGGAAACTGATGcggagaaagaaaaatacacaaaggaaATACCttcaaacatcaacaaaatctcTGAAAATGAGACACATTTAGTTAAagacagtgaccaaaaaaaatctgaggatATCTGTGGTCTTACTGAGACAGATTCAAAATTAGTTACAGAAAATATCGACTGCGACGGTGTGGGAATAAGCGTACCACCGGTATCTGGACTCAGTAGGAAAGATGATGGTTTAGAGCCCTGTGGGCCACCAGAACTCTGCGAATACACCCAAAACAAGACAAGCTCAGAAACACAGGTACTGGAGACTACTGCAGAGATGAGCAATGATGACCAAGAGCATGTTAATACCAGATCTTTTAATTATAACCTCACAAAGAGTGActgggtgaggagagagagtggCAGCAGTGAAATGCAAATGCCCCAACTCTTCACCTCCGAAAGTTCTGAAGAGACAATGATAAAGGGAGAGCAGGGAGATGGAAGCCGGAGAATAGCTACTGATATCCAACAAGGAGAACAACTGCTTCACCGTCTGCAACTGGTGCAGCAACGACAGGATGTACATACGTCAGAGAGCCCTTCCACTACCCAGCAGGTTGCCAAAGAAACAAGAGGTGTGACAGAAGGAGATAATTTGACAGTAAGAGAAGCAAATCTTACAGGTGGAGATGAGAGGGAAGAGGGTAGAATTCACACTGTTATGGGCGAGGGAGCAGAGACAAACCTTatggaaaaggaaaggaatgaAAAGAACGAGAGTAAAGATGGTGAAAAAGCAAGGACGTCTTTGTCTGCAATGCCCGAACAGGCAGAGGATCTGAGGATTGCCAGAACAGAGGCGAATAACTCTGATGATGACCAAAGTGACAGCTGGGTGCCTGCAGATTTGTCTCAAGTTAACccccatgaaaacacagaaattccCTGTCTATCTTCCCGACACCGATTCTCAGCTGCTGAAACCTCCATGGAGAAGAAAATCCAAGAGGCAGCCCAGGAGAAGCAAAATCTGCAGAGAGCTGGGGGTATCTTCAATCTTGCAGATAATCCAGATGTACTGGAGATTCCCTTTAAGACCAATATCTCACTTGAGCCACTACCCCCCCAGGTTGACCAAGGACAAAGCAGCGACTGGCAGTTCTCAGagcagaagatgaagaaagagatAAGTCAGGAGATTCAGCGAGAACTGGTGCTGGTCAACCAGGGGAAGATCCCAGGGGGGTACAGCAAAGGGGAGGTCCGTCAGTTAAAGGAGACAAAACTGCTGTTTGAGGCTTTCCAGCAGGATAACACAGAGGGTCCAACAAGGCACAGGAAACCCCCTACCACAACGATAAGAGGTCATATTTATCCCTCTGTTCTGGAGCGTACGCGTAGCCTAGAAATGCTTTCCCTCAAAAGTTGCCCCGTTTCCAGAGCACATTCCCTCAGGCTGTATGAATCTGCAACctctgagagggagaaagatcCTGAAATCCTAAGATCTAAGAGCCCAACTGGGGGTTTACGGGACAAAACACGTTTATCCCCTTAcccaaaacaagacaaacacctGCGTCTGTACAGAAGCATGGACTCCATAAGCACTGATATCTCAGCTGTAGAGACCAGGAACAAAACAAGGGAGGGAAACACAAGACAAGGCTCTCCCATCCTCAAACACAACCCCTTCTTCAAGCTGCGTCCAGCCCTAGCTCTACAGCCTGAGGTAGAGAAAGACATCCGAGAGgccaaagaaagagaggaggagctgcGCAGACAGAGATGTACTCTGTATGGAGAGAACAGGCACAATACTCAAGAGGAAGAAAAGTCACGATTCACAGAGACGATAGTACCAG atgtcagaaaacagtcCAGGGGGAAACTGGAACTGGTCTGGCCACCACCCTCCAAGAATGACCAGATGAAATCTGAGCAGACACAGGTGATGTGTCAAggtcttcttctttttgttttcctcatctTTCTGTGTCACTATGAGGAAATGGGCCGTCAaaagatttctgttcttggcaTCTTCTCAGAGAGTTATCAGAGTTATGTACTGGCTTGA